GCGAGGGCATCGTCCGGTCGGCCGACGACGGCCGTGAGTTGGTCAAGATCACCGTCAAGCAGGGACAGCAGGTGCGCTACCTCGGCTATCCGGGTGGCTTCGCGCTCGAACGGGGCGGCAACGCGATCCGGTTCTTCGACGGCCGAGGCACGGCGCTGCCCGGCGCGGTGTCGGCCGAAGGCGGGCAGCGGCTCGCGGCGGTCACCATGTCGCCGGTACCCCGGGACGACCGGTTCGACGCCGGGCTCGCGTACCGGCCGCTTCCGGCCGCCCCCGTCCCGGTGGTGCTCGAAGAACGCGACGACCGTGACGTCGTCGTCGTGGCACTGGACCCCGCGCAGAAGCGGAACCTCTGGAAGAAGACGGTGTCGCAACGCGACGCGTCGAAGATCCAGGTGTGGGGTGTGGGCAAGCAAGTGCTGGTCGACGCCGGTGCCGGTCACTGCTACGCCTTCGCGGCCGCGAACGGGTCCGGGGGCGCCATCCCGTGCTCGCCGGTGCTCGGCACCGACGGTGAGGACCTGGCGATGCTGACCTACTTCAGCGACGGCCGGGTCGACACCTCCGCGGTGGTGGCCTACCGCCCGGGAGACGCGGTCCACCAGCGCTGGCGCGTCCCGCTCGACGGTGCGGCGGCGTTCGGCGGCGGCCTCTACGGCACGGAGGGCCGCCTGTCCTGACCCCCGAAT
The nucleotide sequence above comes from Gordonia sp. PP30. Encoded proteins:
- a CDS encoding PQQ-like beta-propeller repeat protein, encoding MNFLRKLLSTWRGRLLVFGVLAVVALMVAGLIASARRAAELAKQPPSPLSAVTPELSSLTAQPAMRWTFPAEQPEFVAAPVGGDSRRVLYALRDDPFSAWSLAVVRATTGERIATIGLGEKTAVPDCLVNDARALCAVGGPDGPELFFLDLDAGKVVQRVTGTGAAAGYPVGDGFLVWSPDSPPTRFRTDGTVVWRASGDSFVASPGAHTVYELHKKPGADGEGIVRSADDGRELVKITVKQGQQVRYLGYPGGFALERGGNAIRFFDGRGTALPGAVSAEGGQRLAAVTMSPVPRDDRFDAGLAYRPLPAAPVPVVLEERDDRDVVVVALDPAQKRNLWKKTVSQRDASKIQVWGVGKQVLVDAGAGHCYAFAAANGSGGAIPCSPVLGTDGEDLAMLTYFSDGRVDTSAVVAYRPGDAVHQRWRVPLDGAAAFGGGLYGTEGRLS